The genomic interval ACTACCGGTTTCATCATCGCTTCCCATTGTCCGATATCTTCGGGCCGGTCGGGCAAATAATCCCGGTACTGTTCCATTAACATCCGGGACGTGGGCCGGGGATGAAGAGATACCAGCTTGCAGCTTTGGCAGCAAAGGTATTGCCACCGGTCTTTTTGATGGATGATGCGAGCTTCAACCGCAGCGCACAGGATACAGGGATCGGGTGTTTGCATTCAGTCTGTTTCCGCGAGGTGCTTGAGATTGTCAAGCAACGCTTCGAGCATCTTGTCGTGTTTGCGTCTGACTTTCAAGCTCCAGGCTAGTTTTTTAAAAAGCCCCCTCGGCCGGACAATAATGGTGTGCGTTACCCGGGTGAAAGCGTCCTCCGGTTCAATTTTCCAGAGTTCCGTTCCACCGGCAAAAAAACCGTCCAGAAACTGCAATCGAATGGTGTGGTCACAAATAACCTCCTCTACCCGTGAACGCCACGTCAGTTTGAAAATATGATCAATTTTGGTATGGACGAAAGTTCCGGTCCGATAGGGCAGGGGGGCTTCGTATGTTACGATCGTGCCCTGCGGGCAGATTGCTTTGAATGTGTCTGCGCTGGTCAGAATCCGGAATATCCGGTGCCTGTCGGTCCGGATCAAACGGGTATGCTGATTGATTTCCCCCTCGTATCGGGAGTATTCAGCCGAAGTGACGATGGGCTTGGTGGAACAGCCCGGCAAAAATAGAAAAATACAAACGAAGAATACCAGAAGAAGTCTTTGGGCCTTAAGGTTTCGGTCCACTGCACTTGTCCTCGGGCAGCCGGTTGATTCCATCGACAGGTCTGTCAATCCTGATGCCAGCCAGGCAGGCGGCCGTCGGGACCAAATCCACGGTATCGATCCGCCGGGTAACGGTTTGCGGGGCGCCTGAAAATCGATGAACCGCGGGACCTGAAACAAAAAACGAAACATAGGCATCTTCGGCATAAATACTTCCGTGATGGGCGTATTTACCGTTGTTATCCGGCGTAAAGTAATCGCCGGGCTTATTGATCAGGATGATGTCCGGTATGTTCTTGCGGACAAAATCCCGGCGATACATGCTGGCGGCGTTAAGGTGCTCTCCCACCAACTCGTCGAGCTTTGACAGGGGTTCCAGAGCAGCCCCAAAATCATCGTTTTGGCGGCCGGATTGACGGTAACGGCTGAAGTTGAAAAACCAGAAAGGATCCGCTTCACCTGATCTTTCGGCCTCCGGGGACCGATCGTCTCTTTCACCGGGGTATCGTGAGACCAGCAGGGCGTTTAAATGCGCTTCGGTCTCCGGAGTATCGATGAGGGCATCCACTACCGGTTTTAGGTCTTCGATCAATCGCGGCGGGGTCATCCAGTCGGGACTCAAGCGATTCCTGACATACACTGTTTTGGTGCCGGCACCCGGCATCACAATAATTTCAGCCTGTTCGAGGGCGTAAGGCCGCCCCATGACCCTGAGGTAATTCGAGAGATGCTTTCCGAAATTTTCTTCATCAACATGCTGGCGGATTCGGCCCTGGCCGTGATCGGAGACAAAGCAGAAAATCGTATGCTCGAATATATTATTTTTCTGCAAAAAGGCCTTGATTTTACCCATCTCAGGATCGAGAACCTCTTTCAAATACCACTTTTGAATCTGTTCGATGGGCCAGTTTGCCTTAAGCATAAACCGCCGGGGATAATGTGTGAAAATGTCCATTCCGACATAATGAATCACCGTAAGGTCGGGGATTTGGCCGCCGGATCTCAGCTTTCCTTCCAGGCCATCGGTAAAGGAATACATATGGCCTTTTAAGAGCCCGATGGTCGTTCCCTTGTCAAGATGGGCGCCGTCCGGATTCGGGTTGCCGTCTCGCAGCAGGTTCAAACAAAAGGCCTGGCCCCACAGATGAACGCTTTGTTGAATCCAGTCGCGATCGTCAACCCCTTTGGACACCTGGGTTGCTACCGCCATCGTGGTTTTGCCGGACCTGAGGGCGTAATCGAAAATGGTATCGGTGT from Candidatus Desulfatibia profunda carries:
- a CDS encoding SRPBCC family protein, which translates into the protein MDRNLKAQRLLLVFFVCIFLFLPGCSTKPIVTSAEYSRYEGEINQHTRLIRTDRHRIFRILTSADTFKAICPQGTIVTYEAPLPYRTGTFVHTKIDHIFKLTWRSRVEEVICDHTIRLQFLDGFFAGGTELWKIEPEDAFTRVTHTIIVRPRGLFKKLAWSLKVRRKHDKMLEALLDNLKHLAETD
- a CDS encoding alkaline phosphatase family protein produces the protein MVYTLTFRTNAVAACALVAVFILMAGCAHFSKPTPGIGLKTQQTLKLFVVILDALQRKTLMESLDELPNFRAIIKGDHDDYPYIYFENVLVSIPSSSKPSNTTLLTGVYPNKHGIPATIWFDKKDQKIKTLTSISQRRVIDILEETNTDTIFDYALRSGKTTMAVATQVSKGVDDRDWIQQSVHLWGQAFCLNLLRDGNPNPDGAHLDKGTTIGLLKGHMYSFTDGLEGKLRSGGQIPDLTVIHYVGMDIFTHYPRRFMLKANWPIEQIQKWYLKEVLDPEMGKIKAFLQKNNIFEHTIFCFVSDHGQGRIRQHVDEENFGKHLSNYLRVMGRPYALEQAEIIVMPGAGTKTVYVRNRLSPDWMTPPRLIEDLKPVVDALIDTPETEAHLNALLVSRYPGERDDRSPEAERSGEADPFWFFNFSRYRQSGRQNDDFGAALEPLSKLDELVGEHLNAASMYRRDFVRKNIPDIILINKPGDYFTPDNNGKYAHHGSIYAEDAYVSFFVSGPAVHRFSGAPQTVTRRIDTVDLVPTAACLAGIRIDRPVDGINRLPEDKCSGPKP